From Molothrus aeneus isolate 106 unplaced genomic scaffold, BPBGC_Maene_1.0 scaffold_328, whole genome shotgun sequence, the proteins below share one genomic window:
- the CADM4 gene encoding cell adhesion molecule 4, whose protein sequence is MQPPPCAPPALLPGLLLLWAAGHGQCQEVQAENVTVLEGGTAEITCHLHRYDGSIVVIQNPARQTLFFNGTRALKDERFELAEFSRRRLRLRLARARLEDEGGYFCQLYADDTHHQIATLTVLVPPEPPLVEAGALAVEGEELELTCLVPRARPMATLRWYRDRRELPGRSSHRQEGKVFWQRSVLHLRPERRDHGAIVTCEATHPALGRGQRRQTQFQLDVQYPPSVRIHPSQSVLREGDTLVLTCAVNGNPRPTEVSWSRGNESLPPRARAEGERLTLPALAPQDNGSYTCQVGNAHGRAHDTYVLVVYDPGAVVAAQGAGPFAVVGGALALLVFLLLLLLGALVWCSVRQKGSYLTHEASALEDQGEAREAFLGGEGGKRKEEFFI, encoded by the exons ATGCAGCCCCCCCCGTGCGCCCCCCCCGCGCTgctgccggggctgctgctgctctgggccgCCGGACACG ggcagtgccaggaggtGCAGGCAGAGAATGTCACCGTCCTGGAGGGTGGCACTGCGGAGATCACCTGTCACCTGCACAGGTACGACGGCTCCATCGTGGTCATCCAGAACCCAGCCCGGCAGACGCTGTTCTTCAACGGCACCCGAG ccctgaaGGACGAGCGTTTCGAGCTGGCCGAGTTCAGCCGCCGGCGGCTGCGGCTGCGCCTGGCGCGGGCCCGGCTGGAGGACGAGGGCGGCTACTTCTGCCAGCTGTACGCGGATGACACGCACCACCAGATAGCCACGCTGACCGTGCTGG tgccccccgagcccccatTGGTCGAGGCGGGGGCGCTGGCGGTGGAgggggaggagctggagctcacCTGCCTGGTGCCCCGGGCGCGGCCGATGGCGACGCTGCGCTGGTACCGCGACCGCCGCGAGCTGCCAG GGCGCAGCAGCCACCGGCAGGAGGGCAAGGTGTTCTGGCAGCGCTCGGTGCTGCACCTGCGGCCGGAGCGGCGCGACCACGGCGCCATCGTCACCTGCGAGGCCACGCACCCCGCCCTGGGGCGGGGCCAGAGGCGGCAGACGCAGTTCCAGCTGGACGTGCAGT ACCCCCCCTCGGTGCGGATCCACCCCTCGCAGAGCGTCCTGCGCGAAGGCGACACCTTGGTGCTCACCTGTGCCGTCAACGGCAACCCCCG ccccaccgAGGTGTCCTGGAGCCGCGGGAACGAGTCCCTGCCGCCGCGGGCGCGGGCCGAGGGCGAGCGGCTGACGCTGCCGGCGCTGGCGCCGCAGGACAACGGCTCCTACACCTGCCAGGTGGGCAACGCCCACGGCCGCGCCCACGACACCTACGTGCTGGTGGTGTACG ACCCAGGTGCGGTGGTGGCGGCGCAGGGGGCGGGGCCTTTCGCCGTGGTGGGCGGGGCCTTGGCGCTGCTCgtgttcctgctcctcctcctgctcggGGCCCTCGTCTGGTGCTCCGTGCGGCAGAAAG GCTCGTACCTGACGCACGAGGCCAGCGCCCTCGAGGACCAGGGGGAGGCGCGCGAGGCGTTcctggggggggagggggggaagcgCAAGGAGGAATTCTTCATctga
- the ETHE1 gene encoding persulfide dioxygenase ETHE1, mitochondrial: MLLRAVAASVAASVATVRGLATAPRGEGRRLLFRQLFEASSCTYTYLLADAATGDAVIIDPVLETVPRDLRLLRELGLTLRYAANTHCHADHVTGSGALRRALGCSSAIGRDSGASADLRLGEGDELRFGAFALRVVPTPGHTPGCVTFVLDDASMAFTGDALLVRGCGRTDFQQGCARTLHRSVHERIFSLPEECRVYPGHDYHGHTMSTVGEERRHNPRLTLSADAFVELMGNLQLPRPRLMDIAIPANLRCGIQDEP, from the exons atgttGCTCCGCGCTGTCGCCGCTTCTGTCGCCGCCTCTGTCGCGACAGTGCGAGGCCTCGCGACAGCGCcgcggggggaggggcggcggcTGCTGTTCCGGcag CTCTTCGAGGCCTCCTCCTGCACCTACACCTACCTGCTGGCGGACGCCGCCACCGGCGACGCCGTCATCATCGACCCCGTGCTGGAGACGGTGCCCCGGGACCTGCGGCTGCTGCGGGAGCTCGGCCTCACCCTGCGCTACGCAG CCAATACGCACTGCCACGCGGATCACGTGACGGGCTCGGGGGCCCTGCGCCgcgccctgggctgcagcagcgcCATCGGCCGGGACAGCGGCGCCAGCGCCGACCTGCGGCTGGGGGAGGGGGACGAGCTGCGCTTCGGGGCCTTC GCCCTGCGGGTGGTGCCCACCCCCGGGCACACCCCCGGCTGCGTCACCTTCGTGCTGGACGACGCCTCCATGGCCTTCACGGGGGACGCGCTGCTGGTGCGGGGCTGCGGCCGCACCGACTTCCAGCAGG GCTGCGCGCGCACCCTGCACCGCTCGGTGCACGAGCGAATCTTCAGCCTCCCCGAGGAGTGCCGGGTGTACCCGGGGCACGACTACCACG GTCACACCATGTCCACGGTGGGGGAGGAGCGGCGCCACAACCCCCGGCTGACCCTGAGCGCCGACGCCTTCGTGGAGCTGATGGGGAACCTGCAGCTGCCCCGCCCCCGCCTCATGG ACATCGCCATCCCGGCCAATCTCCGCTGCGGGATCCAGGACGAGCCTTAG
- the PHLDB3 gene encoding pleckstrin homology-like domain family B member 3 — MVQRGGGDRDPSPRRDGPEAELERLRLEDEPPPEEGGGGGAEATSEAGAGPAVTSEAVTSEAVTSPQAAVTAGGQLMFSHRTDRSWILLGPPCERPRVLALSSSVRGSIGLQRSESLPRRRGGGGERPGTGPLPHPQAPPRPRSQHGSLGLPLDPESYSACLQLAQLELRVREALAERERLLRAREARKAVKAPPTTDTPISDAAPPATAQATPPPAQATPPPEPDLLCALRARGHRPEAVGGLRILGGSLRGPLTKMGGRIKTWRRRWFHLDPQRRVLAYYGDQAQTKLKGVIYFQAIEEVWYDPGRVAGKSPNPRLTFCLKTYERLFWLVAPSAEALRIWMDAVLTLTRGAAAF; from the exons ATGGTGCAACGCGGCGGGGGGGACAGAGACCCCTCCCCCCGGCGG GACGGGCCCGAGGCGGAGCTGGagaggctgaggctggag GACGAGCCCCCCCCCGAAGAaggaggggggggaggggcagagGCGACGTCGgaggcgggggcggggccggcggtgACGTCGGAGGCGGTGACGTCGGAGGCGGTGACGTCACCGCAGGCGGCGGTGACGGCGGGGGGGCAG CTGATGTTCTCGCACCGCACCGATCGCAGTTGGATCCTCCTGGGGCCCCCCTGCGAGCGCCCCCGGGTGCTGGCGCTGAGCAGCTCGGTCAGG ggctCCATTGGTCTCCAAAGGTCCGAGAGCCTCCCCCGCCGccggggtgggggaggggagaggcCGGGAACggggcccctcccccacccccaagccccgccccgcccccgctcCCAACACG GTTCTCTGGGGCTGCCGCTGGACCCTGAATCATACAG tgcCTGTCTCCAATTGGCCCAACTGGAGCTGCGGGTCCGGGAGGCCTTGGCCGAGCGCGAGCGGCTCCTGCGCGCCAGG GAAGCTCGAAAAGCTGTCAAGGCCCCGCCCACCACGGACACGCCCATTTCTGATGCCGCCCCGCCTGCTACAGCACAAGCCACGCCCCCTCCAGCTCAGGCCACGCCTCCTCCTGAG CCCGACCTCCTCTGCGCCCTCCGGGCCCGCGGGCACCGCCCCGAGGCCGTCGGGGGcctgaggattttgggggggtccctgaggggtcCCCTCACCAAAATGGGCGGGAGAATCAAGACCTGGAGGCGCCGCTGGTTCCACCTGGACCCCCAGAGGAGGGTCCTGGCCTATTATGGGG ACCAAGCCCAAACGAAGCTCAAGGGCGTCATCTACTTCCAAGCCATCGAGGAGGTTTGGTACGACCCCGGCCGCGTGGCCGGAAag agccccaacCCGCGCCTCACCTTCTGCCTCAAGACCTACGAGCGCCTGTTCTGGCTGGTGGCGCCCAGCGCCGAGGCCCTGAGGATCTGGATGGACGCCGTGCTCACCCTCAcccgcggcgccgccgcctTCTGA